The following are from one region of the Staphylococcus schleiferi genome:
- the rpoB gene encoding DNA-directed RNA polymerase subunit beta, protein MAGQFVQYGRHRKRRNYARISEVLELPNLIEIQTKSYDWFLKEGLLEMFRDISPIEDFTGNLSLEFVDYRLGEPKYDLEESKNRDATYAAPLRVKVRLVIKETGEVKDQEVFMGDFPLMTETGTFVINGAERVIVSQLVRSPSVYFNEKLDKNGRVNYDATVIPNRGAWLEYETDAKDVVYVRIDRTRKLPLTVLLRALGYSTDQEIIDLIGDNEYLRNTLEKDSTENTEQALLEIYERLRPGEPPTVENAKSLLYSRFFDPKRYDLASVGRYKANKKLHLKHRLFNQKLAEPIVNTDTGEIVAEEGTVLDRRKLDEIMDVLETNANAQVYELPNSIIDEPVEVQSIKVYVPNDDEERTTTVIGNAFPDSEVKCITPADIVASMSYFFNLLHGIGYTDDIDHLGNRRLRSVGELLQNQFRIGLSRMERVVRERMSIQDTDSITPQQLINIRPVIASIKEFFGSSQLSQFMDQANPLAELTHKRRLSALGPGGLTRERAQMEVRDVHYSHYGRMCPIETPEGPNIGLINSLSSYARVNEFGFIETPYRKVDLETNTITDRIDYLTADEEDSYVVAQANSRLDENGRFIDDEIVCRFRGNNTTMAKEKMDYMDVSPKQVVSAATACIPFLENDDSNRALMGANMQRQAVPLLNPESPFVGTGMEHVAARDSGAAVISKYRGRVEHVQSSEVLVRRLVEENGQEVEGELDRYPLAKFKRSNSGTCYNQRPIIAAGDVVEKGEILADGPSMELGEMALGRNVVVGFMTWDGYNYEDAVIMSERLVKDDVYTSIHIEEYESEARDTKLGPEEITRDIPNVSENALKNLDDRGIVYVGAEVKDGDILVGKVTPKGVTELTAEERLLHAIFGEKAREVRDTSLRVPHGAGGIVLDVKVFNREEGDDSLSPGVNQLVRVYIVQKRKIHVGDKMCGRHGNKGVISKIVPEEDMPYLPDGRPIDIMLNPLGVPSRMNIGQVLELHLGMAAKNLGIHVASPVFDGANDEDVWSTIEEAGMARDGKTVLYDGRTGEPFDNRISVGVMYMLKLAHMVDDKLHARSTGPYSLVTQQPLGGKAQFGGQRFGEMEVWALEAYGAAYTLQEILTYKSDDTVGRVKTYEAIVKGENISRPSVPESFRVLMKELQSLGLDVKVMDEQDNEIEMRDLDEDDIPDRKVNIQPSTVPESQKEFNE, encoded by the coding sequence TTGGCAGGTCAATTTGTCCAATATGGAAGACATCGTAAACGTAGAAACTACGCAAGAATTTCAGAAGTTTTAGAGTTACCAAACTTAATTGAAATTCAAACAAAATCGTATGATTGGTTCTTAAAAGAAGGTCTTTTAGAAATGTTCCGCGACATTTCTCCAATCGAAGACTTCACAGGTAATCTTTCATTGGAATTTGTAGATTATAGATTAGGTGAACCGAAGTATGATTTAGAAGAATCAAAAAACCGTGATGCAACATATGCGGCGCCATTACGCGTTAAAGTTCGTCTAGTTATTAAAGAAACAGGCGAAGTGAAAGATCAAGAAGTATTTATGGGAGATTTCCCTTTAATGACAGAAACAGGTACTTTTGTAATTAATGGTGCGGAACGTGTTATTGTATCTCAATTAGTTCGTTCACCGTCTGTCTACTTTAATGAAAAGTTAGATAAAAATGGTCGTGTGAACTATGATGCGACTGTTATTCCTAACCGCGGTGCATGGTTAGAGTATGAAACAGATGCGAAAGATGTTGTTTATGTACGTATTGATAGAACAAGAAAGTTACCATTAACAGTATTATTACGTGCATTAGGTTATTCAACTGACCAAGAAATCATTGATTTAATTGGTGACAATGAATACTTAAGAAACACTTTAGAAAAAGATAGCACTGAAAATACAGAACAAGCATTATTAGAAATTTATGAACGTTTACGTCCAGGTGAACCACCAACGGTAGAAAATGCTAAAAGCTTATTGTATTCTCGTTTCTTTGACCCTAAACGTTATGATTTAGCAAGCGTAGGACGTTATAAAGCAAATAAAAAATTACATTTAAAGCACCGCCTATTCAATCAAAAATTAGCTGAACCTATTGTAAATACTGACACAGGTGAAATTGTTGCTGAAGAAGGCACAGTTTTAGATCGTCGTAAGTTAGACGAAATCATGGATGTTCTTGAAACAAATGCTAACGCACAAGTTTACGAACTTCCTAATAGTATTATCGATGAACCTGTAGAAGTACAATCTATTAAAGTTTATGTACCAAATGATGATGAAGAACGTACAACAACTGTGATTGGTAATGCATTCCCAGATTCAGAAGTGAAATGTATTACACCTGCTGACATCGTGGCGTCTATGTCATACTTCTTTAACTTATTGCATGGTATCGGTTATACAGATGACATTGACCATCTTGGTAATCGTCGTTTACGTTCAGTTGGTGAATTGTTACAAAACCAATTCCGCATTGGTTTATCAAGAATGGAACGTGTGGTACGTGAAAGAATGTCTATTCAAGATACTGACTCAATCACACCACAACAATTGATTAACATTCGCCCAGTGATTGCATCAATTAAAGAGTTCTTTGGTAGCTCACAATTATCACAATTCATGGACCAAGCGAACCCACTTGCTGAGTTAACACACAAACGTCGTTTATCAGCTTTAGGGCCTGGTGGTTTAACACGTGAACGTGCACAAATGGAAGTTCGTGACGTACACTATTCTCACTATGGCCGTATGTGTCCAATCGAGACACCAGAGGGTCCAAACATTGGTTTGATCAACTCACTTTCAAGTTATGCACGTGTGAATGAATTTGGTTTCATTGAAACTCCATACAGAAAAGTAGACCTTGAAACAAACACAATTACAGACCGTATTGATTACCTTACTGCTGATGAAGAAGACAGTTATGTTGTTGCCCAAGCGAACTCAAGACTTGATGAAAACGGACGTTTTATCGATGACGAAATCGTTTGTCGTTTCCGTGGTAACAACACAACTATGGCTAAAGAAAAAATGGACTACATGGACGTATCGCCTAAACAAGTTGTTTCAGCTGCGACAGCATGTATTCCGTTTTTAGAAAACGATGACTCTAACCGTGCATTGATGGGTGCGAACATGCAACGTCAAGCAGTACCATTGTTAAACCCAGAATCACCATTCGTAGGTACAGGTATGGAGCACGTAGCCGCACGTGATTCAGGTGCTGCTGTTATTTCTAAGTATCGTGGCCGCGTTGAACATGTTCAATCAAGCGAAGTTTTAGTACGTCGCTTAGTTGAAGAAAATGGTCAAGAAGTAGAAGGTGAATTAGACCGTTATCCATTAGCGAAATTCAAACGTTCAAACTCAGGTACATGTTATAACCAACGTCCTATTATCGCAGCAGGCGACGTTGTTGAAAAAGGCGAAATTCTTGCAGATGGTCCATCTATGGAACTCGGAGAAATGGCCTTAGGTCGAAACGTTGTTGTTGGATTTATGACTTGGGATGGTTATAACTACGAGGACGCCGTAATTATGAGTGAGCGCCTTGTTAAAGATGACGTTTATACTTCAATTCATATCGAGGAATATGAATCTGAAGCACGAGACACAAAACTTGGGCCTGAAGAAATTACTCGCGATATACCAAACGTTTCAGAAAACGCACTGAAAAACTTAGATGACCGCGGTATTGTATACGTTGGAGCAGAAGTAAAAGATGGCGATATATTAGTCGGTAAAGTGACGCCTAAAGGTGTTACTGAATTGACAGCAGAAGAACGCCTATTACATGCGATCTTTGGCGAAAAAGCACGTGAAGTTCGTGATACGTCATTACGCGTACCACACGGTGCAGGTGGTATTGTTCTTGATGTTAAAGTGTTTAACCGTGAAGAAGGCGATGATTCACTTTCACCAGGTGTGAACCAACTTGTTCGTGTGTACATCGTTCAAAAACGTAAAATTCATGTAGGGGACAAAATGTGTGGTCGTCACGGTAACAAAGGTGTCATCTCTAAAATTGTTCCTGAAGAAGATATGCCGTACTTACCAGATGGCCGTCCAATTGACATCATGTTAAACCCACTAGGTGTACCATCACGTATGAATATCGGACAAGTTTTAGAGTTGCATTTAGGTATGGCTGCTAAAAACTTAGGTATTCACGTTGCTTCACCAGTATTTGACGGTGCCAACGATGAAGACGTATGGTCTACAATTGAAGAAGCAGGTATGGCACGTGACGGTAAAACAGTACTTTACGATGGCCGTACAGGAGAACCATTTGACAACCGTATTTCAGTTGGTGTGATGTACATGTTGAAACTTGCGCACATGGTAGATGATAAACTTCACGCACGTTCAACTGGACCATATTCATTAGTTACACAACAACCTCTTGGTGGTAAAGCACAATTCGGTGGACAAAGATTTGGTGAGATGGAGGTATGGGCACTCGAAGCTTATGGTGCAGCATACACACTTCAAGAGATC